A stretch of DNA from Bradyrhizobium algeriense:
ACAGCCTTTCGATGGTCCCGCTGATTGCCTGGATCGCGTTCACCGACTCCTGGGTCGCGCCCTGGATGCTGGTAATCTGCTGGCCGATCTCGCCGGTGGCCTTTGCGGTTTGTTCGGCGAGCGCCTTCACTTCGGAGGCTACGACGGCAAAACCGCGGCCGGCCTCACCGGCGCGCGCGGCCTCGATGGTGGCATTGAGCGCCAGGAGATTGGTCTGGCCGGCGATGGTGTTGATGAGTTCGACAACGTCGCCGATGCGGGCGGCCGCCTTCGACAATTCGCTGACGCGGTCATTGGTGTGACGGGCCTGGTCCACGGCCTCGCCGGCCATCCGCGCCGATTCCTGGACCTGGCGGCTGATCTCGTTAACCGAGGAGGACAGCTCCTCCGTCGCCGATGCCACCGACTGCACGTTGGTGGATGCTTCTTCCGAAGCCGCGGCCACCATGGTCGTCACTTGCTGCGCGCGCTCGGCGGTCGACGTCAGCGTGCCGGCGGACGCCTCGAGCTCGGTAGACGCCGACGACACGGTTTCGACGATCTCGCCGACCGCGGTCTCAAAGGAATCCGCCAGCCTGACCATATCGGCCCTGCGCTGCTGCGCCGCGATCTGGTCCTGCCTCATCTTGGCTTCGGCCTCGTCGCGCGCCTTCTGTTCCGAGACGACCTTGAACTTCTCGACGGCGCCGGCGACCGCGCCGAGTTCGTCCTTGCGGCCGAGGCCCGGCAGCACGACGGCGAAATTGCCGCCGGCGAGCTCGTCCATCGACACGCTCAGCGCGCGCATCGGACGGGCGATGGTGAAGAAGGAGAACACGGAAGTGCCGATCAAGAGGAGGATCGTGCAGAGACCGACTGCCATGGACTCCCGTTCGGCGGCGGCCATTTCCCGAGTGGCCCGGGCCGCTTCCTGATCCACACCCTGCTTGGCCGACTCGGCGATCTGGTCGGCGAGAGATTCCAGTTCGGCCGCAATCGGCAGCGTCACTTCGCGGGCAATCCGGATCGCTTCTTCATTCAGTTTGGTCGTCCGCGTAGCGGCGTCGGACCCGCGCGCCGCAGCTACGGCTTCACCGCGAACCGATGCGATCTGTTGGGCTGCTTTCGCATAGTCTGCTGCCCTGGCCTTGAGCCTCTCGGTGCGTGCGCGGGTTTCTCCGGGGCCAGACAATTGCAGCATCTCGTCGGCAAAACGGTTCACCGATTTGAGCCGCGCCGCCAGATAATCATTGGCCTTCTGCAGATCTGCCGCACTGTTTGCGAGACGGAGATCACGGACGCCGGTCTGCATGCCGCGAATCGACGCCTTCGCGTCCACCGCATCTCGCGCGATCGTCTGCTGCGCCGACTTGCGCACATCCGCGTCGCGCGTCGCCGCGTTGGCCCGCATCTGGCTGACCACCATCACGACGACGAGCAGGACACCGAGGCCCGAGGCGATGCCGAGCTTGACACCGATCGACAGATTCAGAATGAGACGAGACATGGGTAGCGTCCTTGAAAAAAGCGTCAGCGAAATCGCAGCGATGCCGGTTTTTCCCGCACGGCGGGATCACGGTTGAAAAAGCGCCGGGCCGGATAATCGGACGAGCCGGTTCGTTGCGGACGAAGGGCTCCTGCGGCGGCTTGGCCACAGAGCGGCACTCATGCGCACCAGCGTTCCACACGATGGTTAACCGACATCTAAGGCAGCACGGTCGAAGAATTGGTAGAATTACGGAACGGCGGCGCACAACGCCGGCATCAAGACGGTTCACCCGTCTGCTTCCGCGCCGCCGATAACGTCTGCTGCGGCGTTTCGCCAAACAACTCGCGATAGAGTGCTGTGAACTCACCCATGTGCCAGAAGCCGTTCACGAGTGCGACCGCCTTGATCGATTGCGGTGACGCACTCCGCAGCAATTGCTGA
This window harbors:
- a CDS encoding methyl-accepting chemotaxis protein; translated protein: MSRLILNLSIGVKLGIASGLGVLLVVVMVVSQMRANAATRDADVRKSAQQTIARDAVDAKASIRGMQTGVRDLRLANSAADLQKANDYLAARLKSVNRFADEMLQLSGPGETRARTERLKARAADYAKAAQQIASVRGEAVAAARGSDAATRTTKLNEEAIRIAREVTLPIAAELESLADQIAESAKQGVDQEAARATREMAAAERESMAVGLCTILLLIGTSVFSFFTIARPMRALSVSMDELAGGNFAVVLPGLGRKDELGAVAGAVEKFKVVSEQKARDEAEAKMRQDQIAAQQRRADMVRLADSFETAVGEIVETVSSASTELEASAGTLTSTAERAQQVTTMVAAASEEASTNVQSVASATEELSSSVNEISRQVQESARMAGEAVDQARHTNDRVSELSKAAARIGDVVELINTIAGQTNLLALNATIEAARAGEAGRGFAVVASEVKALAEQTAKATGEIGQQITSIQGATQESVNAIQAISGTIERLSEIASTIAAAVEEQGAATQEISRNVQQAALGTQQVSSNITDVQRGASETGSASAQVLSAAQSLSSDSNRLKLEVGKFLDSVRAA